One genomic region from Argentina anserina chromosome 2, drPotAnse1.1, whole genome shotgun sequence encodes:
- the LOC126785419 gene encoding SURP and G-patch domain-containing protein 1-like protein isoform X2: MMEYYVKKAAQEERRRQPKNSKDEMPPPASLQGNVKKDNLGVGAQQPGEMTPEDDIYEQYKKLMMLGYCHRPNPLELILAPLWHDDYNG; the protein is encoded by the exons ATGATGGAATACTATGTGAAAAAGGCAGCACAAGAAGAGCGAAGGAGACAACCTAAAAATTCTAAAGATGAAATGCCTCCACCTGCATCTCTTCAAG GTAATGTTAAGAAGGATAATTTGGGGGTTGGTGCTCAACAACCTGGAGAGATGACTCCTGAAGATGATATATACGAGCAGTATAAGAAGCTGATGATGCTTGGTTACTGTCACAGACCTAATCCTCTG GAGCTGATCTTAGCACCTCTGTGGCATGATGACTATAATGGCTAG
- the LOC126785419 gene encoding SURP and G-patch domain-containing protein 1-like protein isoform X1, which translates to METSLGRTGKSSASTSSDPIAMMEYYVKKAAQEERRRQPKNSKDEMPPPASLQGNVKKDNLGVGAQQPGEMTPEDDIYEQYKKLMMLGYCHRPNPLELILAPLWHDDYNG; encoded by the exons ATGGAAACTTCACTGGGAAGGACAG GCAAGTCTAGTGCGTCAACAAGTTCTGATCCAATTGCCATGATGGAATACTATGTGAAAAAGGCAGCACAAGAAGAGCGAAGGAGACAACCTAAAAATTCTAAAGATGAAATGCCTCCACCTGCATCTCTTCAAG GTAATGTTAAGAAGGATAATTTGGGGGTTGGTGCTCAACAACCTGGAGAGATGACTCCTGAAGATGATATATACGAGCAGTATAAGAAGCTGATGATGCTTGGTTACTGTCACAGACCTAATCCTCTG GAGCTGATCTTAGCACCTCTGTGGCATGATGACTATAATGGCTAG